A window of Bacteroidota bacterium genomic DNA:
TGCCTATCTTACTTGTACCTTTGAACATCATATGTTCAAAATAATGGGCAAGACCTGTTGCATCAGCTGGGTCATTTTTGCTGCCGGCGCGTGTTGCAATATACGTTTGAATGCGGGGCGCATCTTTGTATACTGTCATATAAACCGTAAGTCCGTTCGACAGCGTGTAAATGCGTGCATTCAACGGATCGTTCGGCACGGTCACATATTTGTATTCCTGCGCTACAAGCGGCATCTGCAGCAGCACTGCAAAAACAAAAAGGATGATGTTTCGGAAATTCATGCGTTTCAACATAATTGATTGGATTATTGGTGTGACAATTATAATTTATTTTTTCTGTAAAGATTAATTATTTTTTATCCTCAGGCAATAACACTGCACGGACGTAGTGATTTATTTTAAGATAACTTTTGGCTGCATCCTGAAGGTCCTTAATGGTAACGGCAGTCACAGCATCAGCGTAAGTTTTAATTCCTTCCGGGCTGTCGTTATTGAAATAGATACTTTCTATTTTTGTTAACCAGAATTTATTGGTTTTGGCATCTACTTCCCGTTCGCGCAGCAGCAACTCTTTTGCTTTATCAAGGTCAACCGCTGTCGGACCTTTTTTACCAAGTTTTTCAACGATGCCCAGAACGGCTTTTGTAAGTTTTCCGGTATTTTTGGGAGAACAGCCAAACATCACCATAAGATTAAACTCCGACTTAGGATACTGCTCACAGGTAAACTGAACCTGAGGGGAATAAACGCCACTCATTTCTTCCCGGATTACTTCAATGAGTCTGATGCTGATAATTTCTTTCAGCATTCGCAGATGGAGTCGGTTTGCATCGGTCCATGCTATTGGTTCCGAAAAGGCAATTCCAACCATACTTTTTGGTTCAGACCCTTTTTTAACGGTAACATCCGTTATCCCTGCAGGGAATTGCGGACCAACATCTTTCCATGTTTCGCTGCGACCATTTACCGGCAGGCTGCCCAGATATTTTTCAAATAACGGAAGCGCTGTATCGGCATTGATATTGCCGACAAAGAAGAATTTGAAATCGCCTGCATTGGCAAACCGTTCCGTATAGATTGAATAAAGTTTATCGAGATTAATCTGGTCAAGCTGATATTCTTTCGGGAGCACTATTACTCTTGGATTATTGCTTGAAGTTGTTTTAACGAGCGTATCCATGAATGCATATACAGGATTGGAACCGATAAATTTCAGCTGATTTCGTGTACGCGACATAAACGAGCGAAAAGCGGCTGTATCTTTTCTGGGTGCCGTAAAATAAAGGTAGGTCAGTTGCAATAATGTTTCAAGGTCTTTGGGGGAGGTCTTTCCCGTGAAGCCTTCGCGGACATCATCAATGTAAGGCGAAACATCGGCAGTTTTTCCTTTTAATTTTTTATCAAGTTCGGTTTTACTGAAATTTCCAATGCCGCTTTGCGCCACAACTTTATCTGAAAACAATGCAGAAATATAATCTTTGTCGGGATAAAGTGATGTGCCACCCTCGCTGTAAGCGGAAAAGATAATCTCGTCATTTTTGAAATCCGTGTTTTTGTAAATTACCTTGATGCCGTTTTTAAGTGTAAGTTCAGTATAACCCAAATCGGCATTTTCTTTGGTTGTCGTAATACCTGAACCGCTGAGTTTATTGGTTACCAGAGGTTCATCCTTGAATTTATCTTCGTAGTCCGCAATGTCCGATTTTTTAACTTTGGCAATGATATCCAGTACGGTCTGTTCAGCGGGAATTTTTATGCTTTCCTTTTCGGGAGCTGTGATGACCACCACCAGATTGTCGTCTGTAACCCATTTAGCGCCCAGTTCATTGATTTCTTTCAGTGTAATACCCGATAACAGTGCCTTTACCATTTCTGCTTCTTTACGGATTCCGGGAATAGGCTCCTGTGTCAGAAAATTACTCACGTATTCGCGTGCGAACCGCGCCGATTCTGTTTTATCATATTCTTTTGCCTGTTTTTCATAACGGCTTTTCGTGTCTTCTATCTGGCGATCCAGCTCACTTTGCTTGAACCCGTATCGTTTCACGCGCTCACTCTCTTTCAGAAGTTGCTCCAGACCGCTTTCTATTTTATTTTCTTTTACCAATCCAACCAATGTATAAGCATCATTGGAGCGCGTTAAAAAATTACCATAGTAATTGTATGCCGCAATAAACGGCGATTCTGGCTGTTCAATAATTTCGCGGTAGCGCGAATTGAGCATACTTGTATAAAGATCATTCATGAGTTTGGTACGATAATCATTAACCGTTTTAACAGGCATATCCGGGTGTTTGTAAAACACCATGATGTTAGAACTGGTTGCTTCTTTGTCGGTCACAATGCTTACCAACGGCTGTGTGTTTTCAGGAATGGTAAAACTGACACGCGATTTTTCGTTTGACGGATTCTGAATTTTTCCGAAATGAGTTATTATCTGCTTTTCGGTCTCATTGACATCAATATCACCAACTACAATGATAGCCTGCAAATCGGGACGATACCATGTTTTGTAAAAATCACGTAAGGTGTCATGCTTGAAGTTTTCTATAATGTTAACATCACCAATGGGAAGTCGTTCCGCGTATTTTGAATTTTTAAAGATTACCGGAAAATATTTTTTTCGCATGCGGTCGTCAGCACCCAAACCGAGCCGCCACTCTTCGGTAATAACACCGCGTTCCTTGTCTATTTCTTTGCCATCGAACGTAACATTGTGTGCCCAGTCTTCAAGCACCATGTATCCTTTTTCGAGGAGCTCTTTGTTATCAGAAGGCAGTTGCAGCATGTAAACTGTTTCATCAAAACTGGTATAAGCGTTAATATCGGCACCGAACTTAACGCCGAGTTTTTGAAGGTAATCAACCAGTTCGTTTTTCGGAAAATTCTTTGTTCCGTTAAAACACATATGTTCGGTAAAATGTGCCAGCCCTTTCTGGTTATCGCTTTCAAGAACAGAACCGGCATTCACTGCGAGACGCATTTCCACTCTTTTTTCCGGTTTAATATTTCTGCGGATATAGTAAACCAGACCATTTTCGAGCCTGCCTATTTTAACATCGGGATCGGTGCTTATGGCATC
This region includes:
- a CDS encoding insulinase family protein gives rise to the protein MRHLRNFSLLALTLLIAVGSAFSQEKINPADAISTDPDVKIGRLENGLVYYIRRNIKPEKRVEMRLAVNAGSVLESDNQKGLAHFTEHMCFNGTKNFPKNELVDYLQKLGVKFGADINAYTSFDETVYMLQLPSDNKELLEKGYMVLEDWAHNVTFDGKEIDKERGVITEEWRLGLGADDRMRKKYFPVIFKNSKYAERLPIGDVNIIENFKHDTLRDFYKTWYRPDLQAIIVVGDIDVNETEKQIITHFGKIQNPSNEKSRVSFTIPENTQPLVSIVTDKEATSSNIMVFYKHPDMPVKTVNDYRTKLMNDLYTSMLNSRYREIIEQPESPFIAAYNYYGNFLTRSNDAYTLVGLVKENKIESGLEQLLKESERVKRYGFKQSELDRQIEDTKSRYEKQAKEYDKTESARFAREYVSNFLTQEPIPGIRKEAEMVKALLSGITLKEINELGAKWVTDDNLVVVITAPEKESIKIPAEQTVLDIIAKVKKSDIADYEDKFKDEPLVTNKLSGSGITTTKENADLGYTELTLKNGIKVIYKNTDFKNDEIIFSAYSEGGTSLYPDKDYISALFSDKVVAQSGIGNFSKTELDKKLKGKTADVSPYIDDVREGFTGKTSPKDLETLLQLTYLYFTAPRKDTAAFRSFMSRTRNQLKFIGSNPVYAFMDTLVKTTSSNNPRVIVLPKEYQLDQINLDKLYSIYTERFANAGDFKFFFVGNINADTALPLFEKYLGSLPVNGRSETWKDVGPQFPAGITDVTVKKGSEPKSMVGIAFSEPIAWTDANRLHLRMLKEIISIRLIEVIREEMSGVYSPQVQFTCEQYPKSEFNLMVMFGCSPKNTGKLTKAVLGIVEKLGKKGPTAVDLDKAKELLLREREVDAKTNKFWLTKIESIYFNNDSPEGIKTYADAVTAVTIKDLQDAAKSYLKINHYVRAVLLPEDKK